TTCGAAAAATTATTTTTTCAACATCCTATTTTTCTCCTAAATTATTTTTTGGCGCGCTATTTGTATCCGTTACGGAAAAATATTTTGTACGTTTGTTAAAAATAAATAAAACGATATGATTTTGAAAAAAATTCACTTTAGCCTTATCGCACTTGGCTTTACATCGCTTACTGCCTGTGCCCAATTTAACCTCGGAAAAACAATTAGCAACGCTGAAAAATCCGTTACCGGAACTAAAAGCGGCAGTCAACCCTTGAGCAACGACGAAGTGATAAATGGCTTGAAAGATGCACTGAAAGTGGGTACCGATACTTCCACTTCGGCTGCTTCAAAAGTGGACGGCTTTTATAAAAATGCAGAAATAAAAATTCCTTTTCCGCCAGAAGCGCAAAAAGTAGAAAATACCGCGAACGATTTGGGCATGAAAGATCAGGTAGATAAATTTGTGATGACATTGAACAGAGCGGCGGAAGAAGCGACAAAAAATGCAGCACCTGTTTTTTTGGATGCAATAAAACAAATGACTGTTACGGACGGATTCGCGATTTTAAAAGGGGACAGCAATGCCGCAACGAAGTATTTGCAAGATAAAACAACCGCGCAGTTGCATGATCAATTTAAGCCCATTGTGGAAGCTGCCATCAATAAAGTAGAAGTTACAAAATACTGGGCGCCCATTATTAACGCCTATAACAACGTGCCTTTTGTGCAAAAGCAAAATCCAGATTTGAATGAATATGTTACACAACAAGCTATGAAAGGTTTATTTAAATTAATCGCTGATCAAGAATTATTAATTCGCAAAAACCCTGCTGCCCGTGTAGATGCGATTCTTCAGAGAGTATTTGGAAGTTTGTAATTGAGGTCCACTTTTTAGAAAATTGAAAAATAATTCGAAAAAATAATTTTTCGAAACTTGTTTTTATCCAACAAAAATGAATGAAGAAATAGAAATTCCGGATGAAGATCAGGAAATGTACGAACACCATCGTTTCGTTGCTGCCAAAGGTCAAGAGCCTTTGCGCGTGGATAAATTTTTGATGAACCGGATTGAAAATGCTACGCGCACCAAAATACAGCAGGCTGCTGAAGCAGGAAGTATTTTAGTAAATGATAAAAAAGTAAAATCGAATTACAAAGTAAAGATTAATGATGTTGTAACGGTTGTATTTGCGACGCCTCCGCGCGATATTGAATTAATTCCGGAAAATATTCCGATTGATATCGTTTACGAAGACGATGATATAATTATCGTGAACAAAGCGGCGAATATGGTGGTACATCCCGGTTACGGAAATTACAAAGGTACACTTGTAAACGCCTTGGCGTATCATTTACAAAATTTGCCCATCAATACACAAAACGAAAAATACAAAGAAGAAGCTGCGCTCCGTCCTGGATTGGTGCATCGTTTAGATAAAAATACTACTGGAATTATGGTGGTTGCGAAAACGGAACATGCGATGGTGAAATTAGCAAAAGATTTTTTTGATCGAAACATGGATCGAAAATACATTGCTTTGGTTTGGGGAGATTTTAAAGAAGACGAAGGAACGATTGAAGGGAACGTGGGGCGAAATGTGAAAAATAGAAAAATGATGGATGTTTTTCCGGACGGAGATTTAGGAAAACATGCCGTTACACATTACAAAGTATTGGAACGATTTGGTTATGTAACGCTCATCGAATGTAAATTGGAAACCGGTCGTACGCACCAAATTCGAGTACATTTGCAACACATCGGACATTCTCTTTTTAACGATGATACGTATGGTGGCGATCGAATTTTAAAAGGAACTACATTTGCTAAATACAAACAGTTTGTAGAAAATTGTTTTAAATTGCTTCCGCGACATGCATTGCACGCAAAGTCGCTTGGGTTCACGCATCCGGCAAGTGGTGAAAAAATGTTTTTCGATTCGGAATTATCGGAAGACATGCAAGCGGTGATAAAAAAATGGCGTGTTTATTCTGTAAGTAAATCTTTGGACGAAGATGAAATAATTGAAAAATCATAAAAATAAATAAGATGAAAAAAATTATCTTTTTAGTACTGATTTCAACGGCAATGTTGTTGTCGCTGAAAAATGTTTCTGCGCAAAGCAGTTCAGATTTATACAATCAAGCAATGAAGCTGAAAGCCGAATATCACAATCAAGAAGCCTTGGCAGCATTTCAAAGATTATTAAAATCAGATTCGAATAACGTTAATTATTTGCAGTATGGAAGCGCGATGTATTCGAAAGTGGGTCACGAGCAAAGTTCGGAAACGGAGCAAAATACCTATTATAAAACGGCGGAATTTTTAGCTTTGAAGGCGATCAAAATAAATGATAACAGCGCAGATGCACATTATGCGTATGCCTTGGCACTTGGGCGTTTGAACGAACATGCTAGCAATAAACAAAAAATTGCTTACGCGAAATTAATCAAAACCGAAGTAGATAAGTCCATTCAATTAAATCCCAATCATGCCGGTGCATATCATATTTTAGGTCGCTGGAATAGAACCATTGCGGAGTTTAACTCTTTCCAAAAAATGGCAATCAACACACTTTATGGCGGTTTGCCCACTGGCACTTACGAAGCAGCCGTTTCCGCTTTTAAAAAAGCTATTTCCATCGAACCGAATTATATGTTACATCAATACGAATTGGCAGTAACGTACCACGAAATGGGAAATGATGCTGAAGCAAAAGTGTGGGCACAACACGCATTAACATTACCAGTTACGAATAATGACGACAAAGTAACGCAAGCCAATTGCCAAGATTTGTTGAAAAAATTGAAGTAAAAGAATGGCGAAAAAAAAGATTTTGTACTTCTGTTCAGGTCGTTCTTCATTTGTGGAAAATGATTTGGAAATTATTACCAAAGAGTACAATGTCGGCGTTTTTGTATTTCGCCCGAAAACCAAATTTTATACGCCTCTCAGTTATTTAAAACAATTTTTTTTCATTCTGAAAAATATTTTTTCAGCGGATGCTTTTTGTTGCTTTTTCGGCGGACATCATTCGCTTTTACCTGCTGTGATGGGATTTATTTTTCGAAAGCCCTGTTTCATTTTTACAGGCGGAACGGATTGTGTTTCTTTTCCATCCATCGCTTACGGAAATTTTAGTAAAAAAGTATTGGGAAAGATAACGGAGATTTCATATCGTTTTACTACGCACATCGTTCCTGTGCACAAAAGTTTGGTGGAATGTGATTATACATATCAAGACAATGATTTTCCGAAACAAGGTTTTTTGTATTTCTGTAAAGACCTGAAAACGCCTTATACTTCAATAGATTTAGGTTTTGATCCGAATAAATGGGAAAACGAAAGTGTAAAAAATCCGAATTCTTTTATCACGGTGGCAGCCGGTTTGGGAAATAATTATCGAATGGCTTTGAAAGGCATTGATTTGATTTTAGAAGCTGCCGAAAAATTTCCGAATGCGCATTTTTCAATTGTAGGTTTTGCAGATGTTAATAGTCTTTCGAATAAACCTAAAAATGTAAAAACATACGGATTGTTAGATTCGGAACAATTAAAAAAATTATACGGTGAACACGAATTTTATTTACAAGTTTCCATGTCGGAAGGATTTCCGAATGCGATTTGTGAAGCCATGCTTTGCAGCTGTATTCCAATTGCTTCAACGGTTGGAGCAATGCCCGATATTGTTGGAGATGCCGGATTTTTATTGGATAAACGAGACGCTGAAAAATTTGAAAAATTAATTGTGACGGCGATGCAATGCGATAAAAAAATATTTTCGAAAAAAGCGAAAGAGCGAATTGAATCACATTATCCGAAAGAAGTAAGAGTGAAAAAAGTATTGGATTTATTTTCAAAAATAATTTCTTGAAAAAACATGATTGTTTTTCCTAACGCAAAAATTAATATTGGATTGAATATTGTTGAAAAGCGCAGCGATGGTTTTCACAACATCGAAAGTGTTTTTTATCCGATTGGTTTGTGTGATGTGTTGGAAGTGGTTGAAAATACTACAGAAGAGGGTCATTCAAAAATTATTTTTTCGACCAGCGGAATTTCGATTCCCGGAAGTATGGAAAATAATCTTTGCATAAAAGCATTCCAATTGTTGGACGAAAAATATAATTTGCCTTCAGTAAAAGTGCATTTACATAAAATCATTCCAATTGGTGCAGGTTTGGGCGGAGGCTCAAGCGATGCTGTTTTTTTAATGAATGCATTAAATGAATTATTTGAGCTGAAAAATTCGACTTCAGATTTGCAAAAATACGCCACTCAATTAGGAAGCGATTGTTCTTTTTTCGTGAAAAACAAACCTGTTTTTGTACAAGAAAAAGGCGATGTACATGAAGATAGTTTTCTTGATATGAGTAATTATTTTCTCGTGCTTATTTGTCCGAAAATCCACATCAATACCAGTCTTGCGTATTCTGAAACGATTCCCAAAAAATCGTTCACTGTTTTAAAAAGTGAAATTCGAAAACCCATTTTAGAATGGAAAAATAATATTCACAATGATTTTGAAATCTCTGTTTTTAAAAAACATCCAGAAATAAAAATCATCAAAGAAAAATTATATGAATTAGGCGCATCGTTCGCATCTATGAGCGGAAGCGGTTCGTCTGTTTACGGAATTTTTGAACAGAAAATAGTACTTCAAAAAAATATTTTTTCAAACTGTTTTTGCTGGGAAGAAAAATTATTTCGGAGCTAATCGCAATAATAACAATGCTAAGATTCCGAATAAAATATTGGGAATCCACACGGCGATGAAAGGCGAAATCAAATCGCTGGCTGCAAATGTAGTGCTTACTTGCATAAATAAAATAAAGCTAAAACTGATTAATAAACCCAAGCCAATGTGTAAACCGATGCCGCCGCGCACTTTACGACTTGCTAAGGAAACGCCTATTATTGTTAGGATAAATGTGGCAAAAGGGAAAGCAGTACGTTTGTATTTTTCAATTTCGTAAAGCGCTACGTTATTTGTTCCCAACATTTTTTCCTGCTTGATGGCGCTATTCAGCTCGTGATAACTCATGGTCTCAATTTTGTTGAGTTGTCGTCCAAAATCTTTCGGCACAAAATTTAAAGTAGTGTCTAACTCAATGCCAGCTGTTACTTTTTCACCTGCACTATTTATTTTACGAATATAATAATTGTGAATTTGCCATTTTTTATGAATGCTGTCCCATTGAATAAAATCCGATAATAATTTGTAATGCAATTGCTGGTCACTGATTTGTTCGAGTGAAAATTTATATCCTCTGTTTTCATCGTTATCGTAGCGTTCCACGTACATAAATGTTCCTGGACTAATTTGTCGATGAATGTTAAAATTATCATTATGATAGCGATTTTTTATATACACATCTTCGAAATGAATACGTATTCTGTTCGCTTTTGGAATCACAAAATGGTTGAGTACTAAAGAAAAAGAAGCAATCACAGAAGCCGCTAACATGTAGGGAAATAATAACCGTTTGAAGCTGACACCACTGCCTAAAATTGCAACAATTTCAGTACGAGAAGCCATTTGCGAAGTAAAAAAAATAACGGCAATAAACGTAAACAGCGGACTAAAAAGATTGACGATAAAAGGAATAAAATTAAAATAATAGTCGAATACAATTGCCTTTAGTGGTGCGTGCTTCCCAATGAAATCTTCAATTTTTTCGGAAATGTCAAAAATAACAATGATGACGCTAATTAAGGAAATGCAATACACAAACGTTCCTAAAAATTTGCGAAGAATATAAACGTCTATTTTTTTTAATTTCACGCTAAGAGCTGATTTTATTGGCTTTTATTTCTCGAAAATACATTTTATTTTTTTACAATCGTTGCGACAATTGTTTAACCATTTTATTTTTCCACTCGTAAAAAGTATTTTCCAAAATATTTTTTCGCGCTTCTTTTACTAACCAAATATAAAAAGCCAAATTGTGAATGCTGGCAATTTGTGCAGCTAAACGTTCTCCGGAGTGCGTCAAATGCCGAAGGTACGCTTTCGAATAAAAACTATCTACGTACGAAGTGCCTTCTGAATCGAGCGGAGAAAAATCATTTTTCCATTTTTCATTTCGGATATTAATAAATCCATTTTGGGTGAAAAGCATTCCGTTACGGGCATTTCGCGTAGGCATTACGCAATCAAACATGTCAATTCCGAGTGCGATATTTTCTAATAAATTAATAGGAGTTCCCACGCCCATCAAGTAACGCGGTTTTTCTACGGGCAAAATTTTACACACAATTTCGGTCATTGCATACATTTCTTCCGCGGGTTCACCAACGGAAAGTCCACCAATGGCATTGCCTTCGCAATTTTGTGCTGCAATAAATTCTGCCGATTTTTCGCGTAAATCTTTGTAAACGCTTCCTTGTACAATTGGAAAAAGTGTTTGATTGTATCCGTATTTTCCTTCACATTTATCAAAATGAGTAATACATTTTTTCAACCATTTATGCGTGATATCAAGTGATTTCTTCGCGTAAGCGTATTCACATGGATAAGGAGTGCATTCATCAAACGCCATAATAATGTCTGCGCCAATTGTCCGCTGAATATCCATGACACTCTCGGGAGAAAATAAATGTTTAGAGCCATCAATGTGCGACGTAAAATAAACGCCTTCGTCTTTAATTTTGCGCGTTCCAGAAAGGGAATACACTTGATAACCGCCGCTATCCGTAAGGATAGGTTTGTTCCAATTCATAAATTTATGCAAACCGCCTGCTTTTTCTAGCGTTTCAATGCCAGGACGTAAATATAAATGATAGGTATTTCCTAAAATAATTTCGGCTTTGATATCTTTTTCTAATTCGTGTTGATGAACCGCCTTTACTGTTCCTGCAGTGCCTACAGGCATAAAAATAGGCGTTTGAATAATGCCGTGGTCGGTCGTAATTTCTCCTGCTCTTGCCTTGCTATTTTTATCGAAATGCGCTATTTTAAATTGCATATTTTATCTGCTTGAAAAAATAATTTTTCAGTCCATTCAATTCCAGTGAATCAATCATCGGCAAATTGTTAATTATTTTGTTTAAATCCTGCCAAAGGTAACACATTACCTTCAAATGCTTAAGACTACATTTGTTTCGAATTTAAAAAAATATTTTTTTGATAACGTTTAATATTTCTACTCTTTTATTTGGATTGTTTTGTTTTTGTTTGCTGCTGCAGACTTGGTATTATGCCGCTATTTTCGGGCGATTGGCGTTTTATAAAAAGAAAACAATAGTTCCTAATTTTCCGTCTACATCCATTGTGATTTGTGCTAAAAACGAAGATCACAACATTGTGGATTTTTTGCCATTGGTGTTGGAGCAAGAGTATCCAGAATTTGAAGTGGTGGTGGTGAACGATTGTTCTTTTGATAATACGGCGGATGTGTTGGAAGAATTATCCAAAAAATATGCAAGACTGAAAATTGTTACGATCAAAGAAAATGAGAATTTTCAACATGGAAAAAAAGTAGCGCTCATGGTTGGTATCAAGGGCGCGACTTACGAACATTTATTGCTCACGGATGCCGATTGTAAACCCGCCAGTAAATTTTGGTTAAAAAATAATATGGAACGTTTTTCCAACGAAACGGAAATTGTATTGGGTTATGGTGCGTATGAAAAAAGGAAAGGGTTTTTAAATAAACTCATTCGTTTTGATGCCTTTTATATTGGCTTGCAATATTTATCGTATTCCCTTGCGGGCAAACCGTATATGGGCGTTGGACGAAATTTAGCGTACACCAAAAATTTATTTTTCAAACACAAAGGTTTTGCTTCGCATTATCATATCGAATCTGGCGACGACGATTTATTTATCAATGAAGCTGCCACGAAAAAAAATACGCGCATTGAAATTGAAAAAGACAGTATTACTATTTCCGTTGCGAAAAAAACTTTTTTGGGTTGGTGGCGACAAAAACGCCGACACATCACAACCAGCAAGCATTATAAATTTTCGACTCTTTTTCGAATGTCTGTTTTTACGTTGAGCCAGTATTTTTTCTGGATATTATTTGTGGTTTTATTAGTGTTGCATTATCCGTGGAAAATTATTTTGGGATTATTTCTATTTCGTTTGCTTTTACAACTTTTAATTTTCAAAAAGTCAATGGATAAGTTAGATGAAAAAAAATTAATATTATATTCGCCTTTATTCGAGTTGTTTTTCATGTTCTTTTATCCGGCATTAATGCTCACAAATTTTTTTGCAAAACCAAATAAATGGAAGAATTAAATCCGAATTTATCAACCAAAGCGGTGTACGATTACGGCTTGGTACGCAAAGCACTCGATAGCGGCGACCAACATGCTTTCGCAGAATTGATGCATCGTTACCACGATTCGGTTCATTTTATGCTGAATAAAATGGTGAATAATAAAGAAGATGCGGACGATTTAACCATCGAAACATTTTCCAAAGCCTTTAAAAACTTACATCTTTATACACCTACCTTTGCCTTTAGTACCTGGCTTTTTAAGATTGCTTCCAATCATTGTATTGATCACATTCGAAGAAAAAAACACAACACTACTTTTTCCATCGACCGAAAATTTGAAGGCGAAGAAGGTGAAATGTTAGGTATTGATATTCGTTCGGAAACAATGGATCCGGAAGAACACGCGCTGAAAAAAGAAAAAATAAAATTGATGCACGAGTTGGTAGATAAATTAAAACCACGTTATCGCACGCTCATCGAATTGCGTTATTTCGAAGAATTGAAATACGAAGAAATTGTGGAGCGTACCGGTTTATCGCTTGGAACGGTGAAAGCGCAACTTTTCAGAGCCAAAGAATTGTTGTACAATATTCTGAAAAAATCAGGCGAAAAATTTTGAAAAGCATTTTTTTCAAACGATAAAAAATCACCTCCGAAAAATTAAATTTTCAAATGGAAAATTCTATTTCTCTGCTAAAAAAATATTTTCCGACACTCACGGAAAAGCAAGAGCAGCAATTCATTTTACTGAAATCGTTGTATGAAGAATGGAA
This portion of the Bacteroidia bacterium genome encodes:
- a CDS encoding DUF4197 domain-containing protein — protein: MILKKIHFSLIALGFTSLTACAQFNLGKTISNAEKSVTGTKSGSQPLSNDEVINGLKDALKVGTDTSTSAASKVDGFYKNAEIKIPFPPEAQKVENTANDLGMKDQVDKFVMTLNRAAEEATKNAAPVFLDAIKQMTVTDGFAILKGDSNAATKYLQDKTTAQLHDQFKPIVEAAINKVEVTKYWAPIINAYNNVPFVQKQNPDLNEYVTQQAMKGLFKLIADQELLIRKNPAARVDAILQRVFGSL
- a CDS encoding RluA family pseudouridine synthase, which translates into the protein MNEEIEIPDEDQEMYEHHRFVAAKGQEPLRVDKFLMNRIENATRTKIQQAAEAGSILVNDKKVKSNYKVKINDVVTVVFATPPRDIELIPENIPIDIVYEDDDIIIVNKAANMVVHPGYGNYKGTLVNALAYHLQNLPINTQNEKYKEEAALRPGLVHRLDKNTTGIMVVAKTEHAMVKLAKDFFDRNMDRKYIALVWGDFKEDEGTIEGNVGRNVKNRKMMDVFPDGDLGKHAVTHYKVLERFGYVTLIECKLETGRTHQIRVHLQHIGHSLFNDDTYGGDRILKGTTFAKYKQFVENCFKLLPRHALHAKSLGFTHPASGEKMFFDSELSEDMQAVIKKWRVYSVSKSLDEDEIIEKS
- a CDS encoding glycosyltransferase family 4 protein translates to MAKKKILYFCSGRSSFVENDLEIITKEYNVGVFVFRPKTKFYTPLSYLKQFFFILKNIFSADAFCCFFGGHHSLLPAVMGFIFRKPCFIFTGGTDCVSFPSIAYGNFSKKVLGKITEISYRFTTHIVPVHKSLVECDYTYQDNDFPKQGFLYFCKDLKTPYTSIDLGFDPNKWENESVKNPNSFITVAAGLGNNYRMALKGIDLILEAAEKFPNAHFSIVGFADVNSLSNKPKNVKTYGLLDSEQLKKLYGEHEFYLQVSMSEGFPNAICEAMLCSCIPIASTVGAMPDIVGDAGFLLDKRDAEKFEKLIVTAMQCDKKIFSKKAKERIESHYPKEVRVKKVLDLFSKIIS
- the ispE gene encoding 4-(cytidine 5'-diphospho)-2-C-methyl-D-erythritol kinase, with the protein product MIVFPNAKINIGLNIVEKRSDGFHNIESVFYPIGLCDVLEVVENTTEEGHSKIIFSTSGISIPGSMENNLCIKAFQLLDEKYNLPSVKVHLHKIIPIGAGLGGGSSDAVFLMNALNELFELKNSTSDLQKYATQLGSDCSFFVKNKPVFVQEKGDVHEDSFLDMSNYFLVLICPKIHINTSLAYSETIPKKSFTVLKSEIRKPILEWKNNIHNDFEISVFKKHPEIKIIKEKLYELGASFASMSGSGSSVYGIFEQKIVLQKNIFSNCFCWEEKLFRS
- a CDS encoding LptF/LptG family permease codes for the protein MKLKKIDVYILRKFLGTFVYCISLISVIIVIFDISEKIEDFIGKHAPLKAIVFDYYFNFIPFIVNLFSPLFTFIAVIFFTSQMASRTEIVAILGSGVSFKRLLFPYMLAASVIASFSLVLNHFVIPKANRIRIHFEDVYIKNRYHNDNFNIHRQISPGTFMYVERYDNDENRGYKFSLEQISDQQLHYKLLSDFIQWDSIHKKWQIHNYYIRKINSAGEKVTAGIELDTTLNFVPKDFGRQLNKIETMSYHELNSAIKQEKMLGTNNVALYEIEKYKRTAFPFATFILTIIGVSLASRKVRGGIGLHIGLGLLISFSFILFMQVSTTFAASDLISPFIAVWIPNILFGILALLLLRLAPK
- the tgt gene encoding tRNA guanosine(34) transglycosylase Tgt, whose amino-acid sequence is MQFKIAHFDKNSKARAGEITTDHGIIQTPIFMPVGTAGTVKAVHQHELEKDIKAEIILGNTYHLYLRPGIETLEKAGGLHKFMNWNKPILTDSGGYQVYSLSGTRKIKDEGVYFTSHIDGSKHLFSPESVMDIQRTIGADIIMAFDECTPYPCEYAYAKKSLDITHKWLKKCITHFDKCEGKYGYNQTLFPIVQGSVYKDLREKSAEFIAAQNCEGNAIGGLSVGEPAEEMYAMTEIVCKILPVEKPRYLMGVGTPINLLENIALGIDMFDCVMPTRNARNGMLFTQNGFINIRNEKWKNDFSPLDSEGTSYVDSFYSKAYLRHLTHSGERLAAQIASIHNLAFYIWLVKEARKNILENTFYEWKNKMVKQLSQRL
- a CDS encoding glycosyltransferase, with product MLLQTWYYAAIFGRLAFYKKKTIVPNFPSTSIVICAKNEDHNIVDFLPLVLEQEYPEFEVVVVNDCSFDNTADVLEELSKKYARLKIVTIKENENFQHGKKVALMVGIKGATYEHLLLTDADCKPASKFWLKNNMERFSNETEIVLGYGAYEKRKGFLNKLIRFDAFYIGLQYLSYSLAGKPYMGVGRNLAYTKNLFFKHKGFASHYHIESGDDDLFINEAATKKNTRIEIEKDSITISVAKKTFLGWWRQKRRHITTSKHYKFSTLFRMSVFTLSQYFFWILFVVLLVLHYPWKIILGLFLFRLLLQLLIFKKSMDKLDEKKLILYSPLFELFFMFFYPALMLTNFFAKPNKWKN
- a CDS encoding sigma-70 family RNA polymerase sigma factor, with the protein product MEELNPNLSTKAVYDYGLVRKALDSGDQHAFAELMHRYHDSVHFMLNKMVNNKEDADDLTIETFSKAFKNLHLYTPTFAFSTWLFKIASNHCIDHIRRKKHNTTFSIDRKFEGEEGEMLGIDIRSETMDPEEHALKKEKIKLMHELVDKLKPRYRTLIELRYFEELKYEEIVERTGLSLGTVKAQLFRAKELLYNILKKSGEKF